TCGTCAGCTTTGTGGCATAGATGGGAACATTCAGCTCTTTCAGCACATACGGGAGGGCGCCGATATGATCTTCATGCCCATGCGTGATCATAAAGCCCTTCACCTTATCCTGATTCTCTTTCAGATATGTGATGTCCGGAATCACAAGGTCGATTCCGAGCATATCGTCATCAGGGAAAGACAAACCGCAGTCTACCACAACAATACTGTCTTCATATTCGAAAGCAGTAATGTTCATACCGATCTGTTCCAGACCTCCAAGTGGGATCACTTTCAGTCTGGAACCACTATTCACATTTTTTTTCAATCAATTTACCTCCACAATTTTTCCAACATCATGCAGAGTCTGATTCCGAATGACAATGCGCAGATGCGCCACCAGAATTGATGCCTGTAAAAGCGACCGGTCTGCCTGACTTCCCCGGCTGTAAGCAGACGCAGCTTTCACCTCATCTCATCTGTTCATTCAAAATCTCCTTCTGTCAACTCCACATCTTCCAACATACGCTCGAACACTTCCGCCACAGCGGAAAGTTCTGTCTCTTCCGTAACTATCTCATATATACTTTCCTGGTCTTCCGGTACGGACACATCGCTCAGAATGAGTGCATCTCCGTCTCCTTCTTCTGTATCTGTAACTAATATATATGTTTTACCGGCTATCGTGGTCTGTTCCAGTACATAAAATGCTACCGGCGCCTCTCCTTCCGGACGAAAAACGATTTTTTCCAAATGACTTCTCCCTACTGTTTATCTGTATCCGCACATTTACAACGGTCTAAATATCCCTGTAAAATAAATACGGCCGCGATCTCATCCACATATTCTTTTCTGCGCTCTCTGCGGATACCCGCCTCGATCATTGCCTGATTGGCGGCCACCGTCGTCAGACGCTCGTCCCACATAATGACAGGCAGACCAGTCCTTCTCTCCAGCCTGTCCTTAAAAGCGAGCGATTTTTCCGCCCGTTCTCCTATCGTATCGTTCATATTTTTTGGAAAGCCAAGTATGATCGTGTCGACTTCATACGCCACAATCAGCTCTTCAATTCTCGCTAAAGTCCGGCGCAGCTTATCTTCCCGCTGACGCCGGACAATCTCTATCCCCTGAGCCGTAATCTGCAGAGGATCGCTGACAGCGACCCCTACCGTCTTAGCCCCGTAGTCCAATCCCATGATTCTCATCTGCATTTACTTCCAATGATTCGCGTTGATATATTCTTTCAGCATCTCTTCCACCAGCTCGTCCCGTTCCACTTTCATAATCAGGCTTCTGGCATTTTTATGACTGGTAATATAGGTAGGATCCCCTGACATGATGTACCCTACGATCTGATTGACAGGATTATACCCCTTTTCAGTCAACGCTTCGTATACTGTCGATAATACGATCTTAACCCCGTTCTCCGGTTCGATTTCCACATTAAAAAATTGCGTATTTCCTAAATCCTGCATTCCTGTCACTTCCTCTTTCTTCCTGTCGCATCCTCGTTTGCTATCTGTTTTCCTGCCGTTATCGACTGGCAAACTATCTCATTATATGGGATAGTATACTCTATTCATCTGAAAAATTCAAGAATCACTGTGCCAGAACTGTATTTCCGTCTAAAAATCCGCAGAGCTGTTTGCGCACAAGCCGGTTTGACAAATCGTCCTCTGTCTCAAATGCCGTCCTGAGATACTCCCCGGTATGCCCTACCATATAGTTTCTGCCGTCTATCGTTATGGATTCCTCAAACAGGATCTCCATTTCTTTTCCCAAAAACCGTTCTCTGTATGTATGCGACTGCCGCTGTGCCAGATCCAGCAGCACATCGCTGCGCTGTGCTTTGATCGTGTCCGAAACCTGATCTGTCATCTGCGCAGCCCGCGTACCCTGTCGCTTCGAATATTTAAACACATGCATCTCATAAAAGCCAATCTTCTCCAGAAAAGCCTTCGTCTCCAGAAATTCTTCTTCCGTCTCGCCCGGAAATCCTACGATCACATCGGTTGTGATCGCCGGATCTTTATATACCTCCCGCAATACCTGCACTTTATCATAGTATTCACTGGCCAGATAATGCCTATTCATTCTTTTTAACGTAGCGTCACACCCGCTCTGCAAAGAGAGATGAAAATGAGGACATACTTTCGGAAAGGCTTTCAGTCCTTCTGCAAATCCCCGTGTTATGATCCGCGGCTCCAGCGAGCCGAGCCTGATCCGGCGCAGTCCCCCGATCTCATGCAGTCTCCCGATCAGATGAAGAAGAGCTTCCTCTCTGTAAACCCGGTCCGCACTATCATTGCTGACCGCCTGTCTGCTCATGAAATCCATCCCATAAGAGCTGATATGAATTCCTGTGATCACAATCTCCTGATAGCCCGCTTCCGCCAGCCCCTTCGCCTCACATACAATATCTTCCTCACTGCGGCTTCTTACTCTTCCTCTCGCAAAGGGAATGATACAATAAGAACAGAACTGATTACATCCATCCTGTATTTTCAGATAAGCCCGCGTATGCTCCGCCGTGTGTTCCAGCTTCATTTCCTCATACGGAACCGGTTTCCGTAAATCGGAAATCGTCGTCTCATGCAGCGTCTTATCCGGCCTGCCTTCCCTGTGCTG
The sequence above is a segment of the Lachnospiraceae bacterium JLR.KK008 genome. Coding sequences within it:
- a CDS encoding DUF1292 domain-containing protein; its protein translation is MEKIVFRPEGEAPVAFYVLEQTTIAGKTYILVTDTEEGDGDALILSDVSVPEDQESIYEIVTEETELSAVAEVFERMLEDVELTEGDFE
- the ruvX gene encoding Holliday junction resolvase RuvX: MRIMGLDYGAKTVGVAVSDPLQITAQGIEIVRRQREDKLRRTLARIEELIVAYEVDTIILGFPKNMNDTIGERAEKSLAFKDRLERRTGLPVIMWDERLTTVAANQAMIEAGIRRERRKEYVDEIAAVFILQGYLDRCKCADTDKQ
- a CDS encoding IreB family regulatory phosphoprotein yields the protein MQDLGNTQFFNVEIEPENGVKIVLSTVYEALTEKGYNPVNQIVGYIMSGDPTYITSHKNARSLIMKVERDELVEEMLKEYINANHWK
- the mtaB gene encoding tRNA (N(6)-L-threonylcarbamoyladenosine(37)-C(2))-methylthiotransferase MtaB; translated protein: MIKVALHNLGCKVNAYEMDVMRQMLCEKGYEIVPFDSRADIYLINTCTVTNIADRKSRQMLHRAKKQNPQAIVIAVGCYVQTGKETIEKDDCIDLAIGNNKKKELIPILEEYLRQHREGRPDKTLHETTISDLRKPVPYEEMKLEHTAEHTRAYLKIQDGCNQFCSYCIIPFARGRVRSRSEEDIVCEAKGLAEAGYQEIVITGIHISSYGMDFMSRQAVSNDSADRVYREEALLHLIGRLHEIGGLRRIRLGSLEPRIITRGFAEGLKAFPKVCPHFHLSLQSGCDATLKRMNRHYLASEYYDKVQVLREVYKDPAITTDVIVGFPGETEEEFLETKAFLEKIGFYEMHVFKYSKRQGTRAAQMTDQVSDTIKAQRSDVLLDLAQRQSHTYRERFLGKEMEILFEESITIDGRNYMVGHTGEYLRTAFETEDDLSNRLVRKQLCGFLDGNTVLAQ